The region GTGTCGAGCGCCGCCTGCTGCAGCCCGTTCGACTGGCTACCGGCGTTGATCGCCCAGATGTTGAACCAGCCGGCGTTCTTGATCGTCCCTTCCGGATTTTCGAGGATCAGGAGCTCATTGCGGGGAATATTCTGTGGAATGCCCTGCGCCGTGGCCGGCGCGGGTGAGAGCGGCATTGTCGCAGCCAATAGCGCAGCCGCAAGCAGCCAGGCGCGCAAACGCGTCATCGTCACCTCCCTGAACGGGGCGTTTCTCGCCCTTTATGGTCGGGAGCTTAGGCGCCGCCCAAAATCGGGGCAACGGCGGATATGATCCATATCAGAAGGTTAGATATAGAATGATTATCACGCTGATTTTTATAGCTTTTTCTTGATAGCTTACTTCGGCAAGTGAGCATTCAAAGCCTGTTGATCAAGGGAGATTGTCCCGCAGGAAAATATCGATGCCGATGCGCTCCTGATCCGGAAACAGCGGATCGCCAGAGCAATATGCGAGGAGCAGGCGTGCGGCCGAGCGCGCCTCGTGACCGAGGTTCCGGCTGATGATCGCGTCGACCTCGCCGCGCACCAGGAAGCGACGGGTGTGTGCGGTGAGTTCATGGGCGATCCAGACGATGGCGCTGCTGCGGCCCGCTTCGTTCAGCGCTGCGGCGATGCCGCGATTGCCGGCGCCGACATTGTAGATTCCGATGAGGTCGGGCTTCTCGCGCAGCAGCGAAACGCTGGCGCGGCAGGTGAGCTCGTTGTCGTCCTTGCCCTCGACCGCTGGGAAGACGGTGAGTCGTGGATACTCGACCGTCAGAGCCTGATTGAAGCCGAACTGGCGCTCGGCATGATCGCGCGGCGCCAGCGATCCGGCCATCACGCCGACAGCCCCGGACCTGCCGTGCAGGAAACACGAGACGGCCGGAGCTGCGCGTTCAGGCGACCTCGACGAGCGCTTTGACGACGCCGGCGGCGGGATCGGTCAGGCTTGCGAATGCCCGAGGTACGTCGGCCAGCTGCATACGATGGGTGATCAGGGCGTCGCGCACCTCACCGGCGCGCAAGGCCGCCATCACGCGTTCGAAATCCCCGATCGTGGCGTTGCGGCTGCCGAGCAGCGTGGTCTCGCGCTTGTGGAATTCGGGATCGGAGAAGCTGATCTCGCCCGCCACGATCGAGACGAGCACATAATTGCCGCCATGAGCGACGAAGCCGAAGCCGCGCTCGATCGCCTTGGGATTGCCGGTGGCGTCGAAGACGGTGTCGAAGAACTCGCCATCGGTGAGGGCCGAGAGCGCATCGACGTCGCCTTCGCCGAGCTCGACGGTGGAGGCGATGCCGAGATGCGAGCGGGCGAAGGCGAGCCGGTCGGCGCGGCCGTCGATCAGCGTCACCTCCGCCCCTTCGAGCCGGGCGAAGATCGCAACCGCGAGCCCGATCGGCCCCGCTCCGGCGATCAGCACCCGGTCGCCCGCTCCGGTGCTGGCCCGCGCGACCGCATGGGCGCCGATCGCCAGGAACTCGACCATCGCCGCCTGGTCGACGCTCAGCCCCTCGGCCTTCAGGACGAAGGGTTCCGGAAGGCAGAGATACGCAGCGCGGCACCACCGTTCTGCTCGTGGAGCAGAATGTCGGGCTCGCACTCGCGATCGCCGACCGTGCCTATGTGATGGAAAGCGGCGCCGTGGTCCATGCCGACACCGCGCAGGCCATGCTGGCGGACCAATCCGTTCAGGAACTCTACCTCGCCGTTTGACCTGCTGTTGTCCCGGCAAAGCCAAGGATGACCGCGTGTTCCATGAAAAATCAGCAGGCAAAAAACGACCGCGTCGGGAAGGCCCGGCGCGGTCCCTGTCAGGGCAAAAGCTGTCCCGGCCGCGTCAGGCTGCCGAGGAGGTGAGGGCGGGATAGTCGAGATAGCCTTCGGCGCCCTGCGAATACCAGGTTTCCATGTCGTCCGGGTTGAGGGCAGCGCCCATCGCGAAGCGTTCGGGCAAGTCCGGATTCGCCAGGAAGGCACGCCCAAAAGTGATCGCGTTGGCTTCGCCGGCGGCGATGACCGCGCTGGCGCGCGCCAGGTCGAAATCCGAGTTCAGGACCAGCGGCCCGTCGAACGCCTTGCGGATCACCGGCGCCATCGGCGGGTGATCGGGTCTGCCGCGCGTGCCGTTGGGCGGCGGCTCGCGCAGTTCGAGGAAAGCGATGCCGAGCGCGGACAGGGCCTGCGCCGCCGCGCGGAAGAGCGGCACCGGCTGCGGATCGTTCACGCCCTGGGATTCGCCATTGGGCGAGAGCCGCACCGCTAGCCTGTCGGCTCCGACGACGCCGGCGACCGCCTCGCTGACCTCGCGCAGCAGGCGCGTGCGGTTCTCGATCGAGCCGCCATAGGCGTCCATCCGCAGGTTCGCGCTGGAACGCAGGAACTGGTCGATCAGGTAGCCATTGGCGGCATGGAGCTGGACACCGTCGAAGCCGGCGCGCAGTGCGTTGTCCGCTGCCCGGCGGTAATCCTCGACGACGCGCGGGATCTCTCCGATCTCCAAGGCGCGCGCCTGGGCGTAGGGCTGCTTGCCATCATAGGTGTGGGCCAGCCCCGGGGCGGTCGTCGACGAGGAGGAGACTGGCGCGGCGCCGTTGCGCAGGCTCGGGTGCACGACGCGGCCCATGTGCCAGAGCTGGCAGAAAATGCGCCCTCCGGCGGCATGGACCGCATCGGTGACGCGGGTCCAGCCGGCGACCTGGTCGTCCGACCAGATGCCGGTGGCGAAGGGCCAGCCCAGCCCTTCGCGGCTAATGCCTGTCGCCTCGCTGATGATCAGGCCGGCGCCGGCGCGCTGCGCGTAGTAGTCGGCCATGATCGGGGTTGGCAGATGGTCGCGCGTCCCGCGGGCGCGAGTCAGCGGGGCCATGAAGATGCGGTTCGGCGCCTGCACGGCCCCGATACGGATCGGATCGAACAAGATCGGCATGTGGTTTCCCGGAATCTGGAAGGTGAGCGCGCGTCAGGCGGCTGGCAGCGGGGCGTTCGCCCCTTGCTTGAACTCGACGGTGGTGAAGACGAGCTCGGTGTCGCCGGTGTTGGTCAGGTCGTGGATCATGAACTCGCCCGAGCCATAGGCGTGGTGCTGGGTGTCGCCGGGCTTGTAGGAGACTTCCGCCACGCGGCCGTCGGCGTATTGGGAGCGCGCGCTGCCGCCCGTCACAGCGGTCCAGAAATAATCCAGGACATGGGTGTGGAAGCCGATGCGCTCGCCGGGCTGCAGGGCCAGTGCCCAGACCCGGACGCGGTCGGTCTCGGACACGAGCTGCGTACCGACGAGACCACGGCCGAGATTGGCTTCGAACTCGGCGCGGTCATGGGCCGAGAGGTTCGCGGGAGGGTTGGGCCAGACGAAATCGCTGTTCTGGGTCATCGGTCTCATCCTTTCTGTCGCTGTTGCAAGGAAGCGGTCGTCGCGTCAGGCGGCGATGCCGGTCGAAACTGCGGTTTCCGTCATCACGGCCTCGGGCTTGCGGTGGCGTTCGGCCAGCTCGCGCTCCGCCGGCGTAAGGAGCTGGGCCTGCATGTAGGCGCCGAGGTCGCGGGCGCGCTTGATCACCGCCCGCCCATAGGGCAGGCGCTCGGCCTCGAAGGCGGCCAGGCCGGCGGCGATGTC is a window of Bosea sp. F3-2 DNA encoding:
- a CDS encoding alkene reductase: MPILFDPIRIGAVQAPNRIFMAPLTRARGTRDHLPTPIMADYYAQRAGAGLIISEATGISREGLGWPFATGIWSDDQVAGWTRVTDAVHAAGGRIFCQLWHMGRVVHPSLRNGAAPVSSSSTTAPGLAHTYDGKQPYAQARALEIGEIPRVVEDYRRAADNALRAGFDGVQLHAANGYLIDQFLRSSANLRMDAYGGSIENRTRLLREVSEAVAGVVGADRLAVRLSPNGESQGVNDPQPVPLFRAAAQALSALGIAFLELREPPPNGTRGRPDHPPMAPVIRKAFDGPLVLNSDFDLARASAVIAAGEANAITFGRAFLANPDLPERFAMGAALNPDDMETWYSQGAEGYLDYPALTSSAA